Within Anolis sagrei isolate rAnoSag1 chromosome 3, rAnoSag1.mat, whole genome shotgun sequence, the genomic segment ATCAGCAATTATGTAGGATAGTGGGATGAGAAGAGGGCAATGATACTAGGTCTTATAATTTAAGACTTGCCTATAATAAATTGTCTCCAGGTGCTCCTCTGTCCTGGGATATAGCCACATCTACAATTCCCTGAGTTTTGCATTGCATTAATGCAGAATTGCACTGTAACAAATTCATGTACCATTCTCTATTTCTCTTTCAAATATCTACTGGCTCTTGGCCAACAAAAAGAAGAATCTTCAAATGCAGAATTCACAACTACTTTGTGCTGAAGAGGAAAGCAAGTTAAAAGATATTTTGAATAGTTATGAGATAGTAAGACTACGAAATCCATAATTTTATCCTTatacagtcagtccccaagttacgaacaagataggttctgtgttgttctggatgtttgatgttttaccatcctgtgggaggcttctttcatgtccctgcatgggaagctggcactgacagagggagctccctggatttgaacctttgacctgtcggtcatcagtcctaccagcacaagcgtttaacccattgcaaaaCTGGGGTGCTTCAGTGCAGACAACTTTTCCAATGATAAttatttcaggagtgaatttcccttccgtgGGATAGAATTCTCTctcttctgttgtctcacccccactctgagtcatatgtaagtcaggGACTGGCTGCATACAAAAAAGAATTAGCATTTTCTAGGCAGTTCTGTTTCAAGAAATACTACTGGCTAAGACAtggggattttattttatttttcaatagtACCTTTGCTAAATCAATGAACTTTTGTAAGCTATAGCCTAAGTAAAGTTATTATATCAATCACTTTCAATATTCAAGTCACAACAAGATACTATAATGTAAGACATCTTcacagagagaggaagaagaaagggagggaaggcaaTGAGAATCACATAACACAGTAAGTCATATTTCATTTGGTTGGAATAAATTTATTTCATCTGTCTGTAAACAAGGTGTTTAATAGTTATGGCATTTTTTGAAATGCATATTGAATCAGATGAGTTAGACTGTATCCCGGATGTAACAAAGTGCAGGGAAATAAATGGACAAATCAGCAACAAGAATTTGTTTTAAGTCTGTACATTATCCACAAGGCCCGAACAATAGAAGCAAATACTAGTGTCCCTAAAGTAGTGCCATTCAGAAGAAGTCGTTCTTGTCAGTTAAAATCCATCTCACAATAGCAACAgttccattttttaaacattAGTATGGCACAGAATACACATTAAAAATTTATCACAAGACAGCCAACTCAGTTATTCCAACCAAGACCATCTCCCATTTTGTTTTGTATACAGAGTTCTGCAGTTCTCTTTTAAAATGGACATACAAGTTAGTACCGTGTTCAAACTGACAGTTTGGTTACATGTGTTTCAAATGACTAGTGCACAAGGCAGTTTACTCCACAATTTCTGCAGCAACGGCATGAAGATTAAATCTGAAATGGTATTTATTTGGACTGTTTTATCTTATAACTACCAGCCTTCAAAATATACATTGATATCAGAGCAGCTTGTCATATTTCCCAGTTAATGATCGAATACACCAACATCAGTCTAGGCTACCTGTATAACTGAAGGTGGTAGTTTGTTAACAGTGACGCTGCAGTTACATGTAAAACCCAAGCTGCAAATCAAAATTGGTcctatgaaaaaaaattaaaccggACACACTCCAGATGGTTACACTGGGTTATCTAAAGTCCATGGTGGCAGCCTTTTTACAACTACAGAACAGGAGCTGGCAAAAAAGTAATGTGCCTGAGCTATTGCGGTGATGGAATGTCCCTAGGGAGTCATTcaagatgatggtggtgatggtaagGTGAGGGGAGAAGTGCATCGGCACCTTTTTATAGTTTTGCAGTTACCCTTTTAAAAGCAGGATGTGCTTCAGACACCATGAAGAGTTTTGCAAGTCTACACAGAAGAGCAACAACAAAACTAGAGCAACACTTTTAACAGCTTTCAAGCGGCAAATTGGTTAAACAAACCAGGCActgtatttaaaaatgtatatatagatagaagatggaagcaaaaaaatgTGTGTGAGTGAAGAGAGAGAATGGATGAAATGAGGACAAGGGGGAGGAAAGTAGATATGCATGCACATTTCCCTCCCAACCATGCTCTACAAAAGGAAGACTAATGAGCTGTGTTAATGCTCAAAGTGCTGAGGAGACATTGATCAAACTGGATTGTACAATCGGCACCTTGTTTAGTTTAATTTAAATTGGTTTAGTTCTCAATGTCACATTAATTGCTAAGACAAAGCAAAGTCCAGACTTGGCATGATTCTCCCCCAAGGCTTCAACATATCATGCATATCTTCTTTGTGTTGCAAAGGATGGTGCCAGATACAGAATATGGATACAACAGTGATTAACATACAAACAAAAAGGGTAACTGGCGTCATGACAGTAGGGAAAAGATGTGTAAATAAATCGCCATCTATAGGGTGATAGTACTGTGAACACAAGAGGGTGGCAATGAAGACATTTGCTATGTGGATGGGGAGAGGCTGCTTGGATGTCAGACCTCCTCAGGTATAAAGCCAGTTCATTAGCTTTCTTGTTGAGTGTCCCTCCACGGGCACCTTCCCTTTCCCATGACCATAACCAATGCTGGAGTACACAAGGAAACAAGGATGaacagaataaaagaaagaataaCACCTTTCCCCACCAACAGAGGGATACAAAGGAGACACAGGTTCATACCCCATCACCCTGCATTGCTAATAAAGTTTCCACAAAGTAGCTCTCTGCCAGGAAAGTTTAATAGCAATTTTCCCTAATACTTAACAGTCTGCCTAGCAACTAGAACCCAGAGTCTCTCAAGTATTTTGCCATTGAGTATGCCTTCTTATTCAATCCGCCTCCATGGACCCCTTCTTTGCCCATTACAAAGACCAAGactgaaagagaaaagaaaagaagttttACAAAGGAGTGTGTTAGACATGGATCTATTCCAAATTTTAATCAAGCAGTGCGCTAAGCACATTCAAATACTGCAAATTTGAATAGTTATTTGTATAGCGTTACTGCTTTGCTTTTAACATCAttttaaatatagaaatatttactGAGAAAAAATGTTTGGCAGATAAATATGCTTGtttaaaataacaattacaaaaataaaaatgaagctaTTTCTTATTGCAAGGCAAATAAAGCCCAAACGGCCGTTTGTGTTACAATACAGAATTTGCAGCTAGAATATCTAGAATGAATGTTCcagtggcttctcagtctgtcattgttcacagtaaaaaaaaataaaaccacatgTATTTATGCTAGAACAGCAGTCCTGAAGAATTCAGTCAATAAGTTCATCTGCCAGCAGGTGTCACTAAGGCAAGCTTATTTTCTCAATATGTATTTAGCATTGATTTGTAGATGCACTCCTTTTATCTATCAATtaaacttttcaaatatttgcCTTAGAGCTGCTTGTAATTACTCAGCTGAGGCTAAAAGACACACTTTTCATCTGAGTAATAAACCATGAAATGTGttacttttcttttcaaaatgtaaAGTATTTTCTAATGCATTATTATGCTTGAAATCCTAAGCACAACTTAGAAACAAATGGATATTCCAAAAGTATAGGATGACCCTGTTAAGAAAACATTCCTTTCTACAGAATAATGTGTATTCCTAATTGATGTTTGATATACAAAATAATACGAAATGCTGTATAGATTGGAACCCTGAAGCTAAAAACCCCCACATAATTGAGGTCCAGGAATTGATCTAAGCAGCACTGGAAAAATCTCATATTTAAGCAGAAATTACCTATAAACTATTTAGCTAAGCAAACAGATATTTCACTCAGCATACGCTAAAAGCCACATATCGTTGCTTTATAGTAGCTATGCTTCAAACTTCAAAGAGCTAGCATGTATGTTTTATatgaaacaaaattaatttcagatGCCAAATATCCTGGATGTTGCATCTTAAGACTGTGGTGGCCCTCTCCATAAAGTAAACAGTCAAGATCATTTTGTAGACAAACAGTTCTTATTAAGATTTCACGGAGGTCATTTAAAGCCTGTGcattttgtactttttaaaaagatgaagtacttgCAGAAGTTCCAGCTTACCTCGACCAGCTCTGCCTACAGCAACATTATATGTTGGCTCGCCTCCTTGGCTCTTTGTCCTGATGTCCATTGTACAGTCACCATCCACATAGAGGCTATCTCTGATCACAGAGCACTTCTTTGCACCAAGAGTTAGACCATTGGTGAAGAAACCCTCGCGGTCTTTTCCTACAATCATATCTATTTCTAGAGGCTGTCAAAAAGAGAAGTCCAGAGAGTTTTAGCTGAAGAATCTAGATACAATGACCCTAATAACGCACAAAAGGGGACTGCAATCTAATAAAAAGAACCAAAGTGATGAATAATACCCAAATACAACTTCACATTAGGTTTCTATAAAGTTCAGAAGTGCAGGCACTAACTTTAAAACTGATCATACATTCAAGAAAGTGATTAAGTTAAGTTATATTAAGACATCATGCTGTCCATAGAATCAATTCAATTAGGTGTCAAGTAGCTACTGTTCTAACAGAGAAGGCATGAaggtgtgtgttttaaatgcagCATGGGCACAAAATGTTCACAGGGcgctaagatctgccggggaagccctcctctcgcttccaccactgtcacaagcttgattggtggggacaagggagacggctttcttggtggtggccccctgactttggaactccctcctcaaggCGATTAGGCAGAGcaccacactgtcctcctttcgcagggatttgaaaacttggatgttcagaGAATGACTAGTCCCAGGCCCAGTTTTCGAGAATGACTAGTCCCAGTTCCCAGGTAGCACTCTGTCTAGCACTTCATCCTCTCCCCCAGCCGTATGATTtgctatttgcactatcccatgcccagcacttttacaGCTGGCCATTTCCATTTGTGACCCTGGCCATTGGTCTGAATGAATCTCTATTCAAGCAGCTACAATTAAACATGTTTCCAATATTTTTATCCCTGCTGtgttttaatagatttttttgtattttatgatttttgttAGTTGCTGTTTCTTTTGTTTATTAAGTTTAATTAGTTTGCGTTATACTGTTGAATGTGTTTAtcttgatgtaattgtctgtatggtttctgTCCAGCAATGGAATGCTTGCCTTACatattggaaaccgccctgagttgcttgggggagatagagtggtatacaaatgaagttttattattatttattattattataaggctgGCATCAAGGGTGCCATTTGTACTTAGTGGTGTTCATTTCACTTTCTCTCAAAAAGTAGAAGTGGGATTTATTTCTCCCTGGAAAATAATGCTTTTTTTTAGCAAAAAAGGATGAAATGCTTGTCCCTAAAACCAGCAATCCCCTTCTCCACATACATGTTTAACTCCTCACTTCTAAAAATCAGAAGTGGACTTTCCATTTTTGGGGCATTTTTGGTAATCCATGTGAGCTGTGGagagtccaacccccccccccccccccaaaaaaaaaacttggctCTTGGTTCTGTTAGTTTCCAACCCCTGCTCCAGCCTACACCTGCTGCTCCAAGGCAGAAAATTCAAGCAGAAAAATGTACActttacaccaagcatgggcaaacttgggccctctatgtgatttggacttcaactcccaccattcctaatgggAAATctgagttgaagttcaaaatatctggagagcccaagtttgcccatgcctgcttttctACAGGCATGTGAAGTATTTACAGAATCCTAAgcactagaccaggggtcctcaaactaaggcccgggggccggatgcggccctccaaggtcatttacctggccctcgttcaggtcaatctaagtctgaaacaacttgaaagcacacaacaataacaacaatcctatctcatcagccaaaagtatgCCCGcaattcccactgaaatactaat encodes:
- the PFN2 gene encoding profilin-2, which encodes MAGWQSYVDNLMCDGCCQEAAIVGYCDAKYVWAATAGGIFQSITPLEIDMIVGKDREGFFTNGLTLGAKKCSVIRDSLYVDGDCTMDIRTKSQGGEPTYNVAVGRAGRVLVFVMGKEGVHGGGLNKKAYSMAKYLRDSGF